In a genomic window of Zootoca vivipara chromosome 5, rZooViv1.1, whole genome shotgun sequence:
- the LOC118093403 gene encoding aquaporin-12-like, whose protein sequence is MAGLNVSIVFFFSVVTLCEVTRRLSKRIFPPKLYSCFASELASSFQLCACCLELKMLVEIGPWGGGIGRDVSFTLLFLLFLVHGASFDGASANPAISLQEFLALDSPFVATVAKLLVQFMGMKAAGAFTKLYWSRELIDLHMIQNFMARDCSSSLNTPISHGIFVEATCSFFFNVAILRFRSSSPMYRAPVIALTVTALAYTAAPFTGAFFNPALAFAVTFSCSGNSLPEYMQVYWLGPTAGMLVALFVYRGNIPRLFQRNLLYSQKNKYRIPKGKAISVSGAEQRQPKTQKAISCSGPSDRTE, encoded by the exons ATGGCTGGTTTGAACGTCTCCATAGTCTTTTTCTTCTCCGTTGTCACCCTTTGTGAGGTGACCAGGAGGCTGTCCAAGAGAATTTTTCCACCTAAGCTGTACTCCTGCTTTGCTAGCGAACTGGCCAGCTCATTCCAGCTGTGTGCTTGCTGCCTTGAACTAAAGATGCTTGTGGAGATTGGTCCATGGGGTGGTGGCATTGGCCGAGATGTGAGCTTcacactcctcttccttctcttcttggtTCATGGCGCTTCTTTTGATGGCGCTTCTGCCAACCCTGCCATCTCACTCCAGGAATTTTTAGCTTTGGATTCTCCTTTTGTGGCCACAGTTGCCAAACTCCTGGTCCAGTTTATGGGGATGAAAGCAGCTGGTGCCTTTACCAAGCTATATTGGTCCAGGGAACTGATAGACCTCCACATGATTCAAAACTTTATGGCCCGAGACTGCAGCTCATCGCTCAACACACCGATCTCCCATGGCATCTTTGTGGAAGCCAcatgttcattttttttcaacgTAGCGATTCTCAGGTTCCGATCCAGTTCTCCCATGTACAGAGCCCCTGTCATTGCACTCACTGTTACTGCCTTGGCCTACACAG CTGCACCTTTCACAGGAGCCTTTTTTAACCCTGCCCTGGCATTTGCTGTGACTTTTTCCTGTTCTGGGAACAGTTTACCAGAGTATATGCAAGTGTACTGGCTGGGGCCCACTGCAG GGATGCTGGTAGCTCTGTTCGTGTATCGGGGGAACATCCCACGACTCTTTCAGAGAAACCTGCTGTACAGTCAAAAGAACAAATACAGGATCCCCAAGGGAAAAGCAATTTCAGTGTCTGGTGCTGAGCAAAGACAGCCAAAAACACAGAAGGCGATCAGCTGCTCAGGACCATCTGACAGAACAGAGTGA
- the LOC118093402 gene encoding galactose-3-O-sulfotransferase 2-like isoform X1, translating into MLLPISEQPGLVSVKKALFLCSINQTMCKLTRIWIKKWKLSCSSQLGRLWVALLLLILLCIIFQVAERFQCTSNCRCNFEQNQLRLEENRASENSIQVQRSPTYAQLLRKSTPQKREPRPDPAEKKRLATKLNTAFNKTKLLAASLGSEEEFSQKPFVEGDKRVQAHHTAKRLRDWWNHSTPKDPGGDQVVVTFAGDQTSAAATKDGHSLIKVAEPTRRIAAEDQTAHVKGPERRPSLNRTTMTQSEAFSAVGDRRPVGMASATPTTMKPPPPEKNILTKVGTAKDGGSTSSPSQGSTCVPKTHIVFLKVHKSASSTVMNILFRFGDTRNLSFALPRNGASQLYYPRYFTAGAVQGFSPKKDPQFHIMCHHMRFFKPEVARVMPNTSFYFSILRNPIHLMESAFAYYKGASAFAKANSLEEFLNDTSKFYKASNGDSYYSKNLMTFDFGYNHNGNFSAKNVQLMLRAIEAQFDLLLITEYFDESMVLLKEALCWDLDDVVSFRLNTRDNSTKSHLSKDTIEKIKSWNKLDWELYVHFNRTFWEKIDRHMGRERMQQEVRSLRQKRDQLAKICLQEGGSVVPKKIADPSLAPLQYGKAKILGYNLKPGLDRTTRQMCQHLVTPELQYSSLLYRKQFPQKTVTPRNPAHLPRLYNHRVV; encoded by the exons GAAATGGAAACTTTCATGTAGCAGCCAGCTGGGAAGACTCTGGGTTGCCCTTTTGCTCCTCATCCTCCTCTGTATCATATTCCAAGTCGCAGAGAGGTTCCAATGTACCAG CAATTGTAGATGCAATTTCGAACAGAATCAGCTTCGCCTTGAAGAAAACAGAGCCAGTGAGAATTCCATCCAGGTTCAAAGGAGCCCAACTTATGCTCAACTTCTGCGGAAAAGCACCCCACAAAAGAGGGAGCCCAGACCCGACCCTGCAGAGAAAAAGAGGCTAGCCACAAAACTGAACACAGCCTTCAACAAAACCAAACTGCTGGCTGCCAGCTTGGGCAGCGAAGAAGAGTTCTCGCAAAAACCATTTGTGGAGGGTGATAAGAGGGTGCAGGCCCACCATACAGCAAAAAGGCTGAGGGACTGGTGGAACCACAGCACCCCAAAAGATCCTGGAGGAGACCAAGTAGTGGTGACCTTTGCTGGTGATCAGACATCTGCTGCTGCAACAAAGGATGGACATTCCCTGATCAAGGTGGCAGAACCCACAAGAAGGATTGCTGCAGAGGATCAAACAGCACATGTCAAAGGCCCAGAAAGACGCCCCTCTCTGAATCGCACAACAATGACTCAGTCAGAGGCCTTCAGTGCTGTAGGAGACAGAAGACCAGTTGGGATGGCGTCAGCAACACCAACAACCATGAAACCACCTCCACCAGAAAAAAATATACTTACTAAAGTTGGAACAGCAAAGGATGGAGGGAGCACTTCCAGCCCCTCTCAAGGTTCAACATGCGTGCCCAAGACCCACATTGTTTTCCTCAAAGTGCACAAGAGTGCCAGCAGTACCGTCATGAACATCTTGTTCCGCTTTGGCGATACTCGCAACCTTTCCTTTGCCTTGCCACGCAATGGTGCCAGTCAATTGTACTATCCTCGTTATTTCACGGCAGGAGCTGTGCAGGGGTTTTCTCCCAAAAAAGACCCCCAGTTTCACATTATGTGTCATCACATGAGATTCTTTAAACCAGAG GTTGCTCGAGTCATGCCAAACACAAGCTTTTACTTTTCTATCCTCCGGAATCCCATTCATCTCATGGAATCAGCCTTCGCCTACTACAAAGGGGCCTCTGCCTTTGCCAAAGCCAATAGCTTAGAGGAGTTCCTCAATGACACCTCCAAGTTTTACAAAGCCTCAAACGGTGATAGCTATTATTCCAAAAACCTAATGACGTTCGATTTTGGCTATAACCACAATGGGAACTTCTCTGCAAAGAATGTCCAGCTCATGCTGAGAGCCATTGAGGCACAATTTGACCTTCTCCTCATCACAGAGTACTTTGACGAATCCATGGTGCTGCTGAAGGAGGCCTTGTGCTGGGACCTGGATGATGTGGTCTCCTTCCGCCTCAACACCAGAGACAACAGCACAAAGTCCCACCTTTCCAAAGACACCATAGAGAAGATAAAAAGCTGGAACAAGCTGGACTGGGAACTCTATGTGCATTTCAACAGGACCTTTTGGGAGAAGATAGACAGGCACATGGGCAGGGAGCGCATGCAGCAGGAAGTGAGGTCGCTGCGGCAGAAGCGGGATCAGCTGGCCAAGATTTGCCTTCAAGAAGGTGGCAGCGTCGTCCCCAAGAAGATCGCAGACCCATCACTGGCCCCGCTGCAGTATGGCAAAGCAAAAATCCTAGGCTATAACCTAAAGCCTGGGCTGGATAGGACAACAAGGCAGATGTGCCAACATCTAGTGACACCTGAGCTTCAGTATAGTAGCCTCCTGTATAGGAAACAGTTTCCCCAGAAAACTGTGACACCCAGAAACCCAGCTCACTTGCCAAGACTATACAACCACAGGGTGGTTTGA
- the LOC118093402 gene encoding galactose-3-O-sulfotransferase 2-like isoform X2 translates to MCKLTRIWINNCRCNFEQNQLRLEENRASENSIQVQRSPTYAQLLRKSTPQKREPRPDPAEKKRLATKLNTAFNKTKLLAASLGSEEEFSQKPFVEGDKRVQAHHTAKRLRDWWNHSTPKDPGGDQVVVTFAGDQTSAAATKDGHSLIKVAEPTRRIAAEDQTAHVKGPERRPSLNRTTMTQSEAFSAVGDRRPVGMASATPTTMKPPPPEKNILTKVGTAKDGGSTSSPSQGSTCVPKTHIVFLKVHKSASSTVMNILFRFGDTRNLSFALPRNGASQLYYPRYFTAGAVQGFSPKKDPQFHIMCHHMRFFKPEVARVMPNTSFYFSILRNPIHLMESAFAYYKGASAFAKANSLEEFLNDTSKFYKASNGDSYYSKNLMTFDFGYNHNGNFSAKNVQLMLRAIEAQFDLLLITEYFDESMVLLKEALCWDLDDVVSFRLNTRDNSTKSHLSKDTIEKIKSWNKLDWELYVHFNRTFWEKIDRHMGRERMQQEVRSLRQKRDQLAKICLQEGGSVVPKKIADPSLAPLQYGKAKILGYNLKPGLDRTTRQMCQHLVTPELQYSSLLYRKQFPQKTVTPRNPAHLPRLYNHRVV, encoded by the exons CAATTGTAGATGCAATTTCGAACAGAATCAGCTTCGCCTTGAAGAAAACAGAGCCAGTGAGAATTCCATCCAGGTTCAAAGGAGCCCAACTTATGCTCAACTTCTGCGGAAAAGCACCCCACAAAAGAGGGAGCCCAGACCCGACCCTGCAGAGAAAAAGAGGCTAGCCACAAAACTGAACACAGCCTTCAACAAAACCAAACTGCTGGCTGCCAGCTTGGGCAGCGAAGAAGAGTTCTCGCAAAAACCATTTGTGGAGGGTGATAAGAGGGTGCAGGCCCACCATACAGCAAAAAGGCTGAGGGACTGGTGGAACCACAGCACCCCAAAAGATCCTGGAGGAGACCAAGTAGTGGTGACCTTTGCTGGTGATCAGACATCTGCTGCTGCAACAAAGGATGGACATTCCCTGATCAAGGTGGCAGAACCCACAAGAAGGATTGCTGCAGAGGATCAAACAGCACATGTCAAAGGCCCAGAAAGACGCCCCTCTCTGAATCGCACAACAATGACTCAGTCAGAGGCCTTCAGTGCTGTAGGAGACAGAAGACCAGTTGGGATGGCGTCAGCAACACCAACAACCATGAAACCACCTCCACCAGAAAAAAATATACTTACTAAAGTTGGAACAGCAAAGGATGGAGGGAGCACTTCCAGCCCCTCTCAAGGTTCAACATGCGTGCCCAAGACCCACATTGTTTTCCTCAAAGTGCACAAGAGTGCCAGCAGTACCGTCATGAACATCTTGTTCCGCTTTGGCGATACTCGCAACCTTTCCTTTGCCTTGCCACGCAATGGTGCCAGTCAATTGTACTATCCTCGTTATTTCACGGCAGGAGCTGTGCAGGGGTTTTCTCCCAAAAAAGACCCCCAGTTTCACATTATGTGTCATCACATGAGATTCTTTAAACCAGAG GTTGCTCGAGTCATGCCAAACACAAGCTTTTACTTTTCTATCCTCCGGAATCCCATTCATCTCATGGAATCAGCCTTCGCCTACTACAAAGGGGCCTCTGCCTTTGCCAAAGCCAATAGCTTAGAGGAGTTCCTCAATGACACCTCCAAGTTTTACAAAGCCTCAAACGGTGATAGCTATTATTCCAAAAACCTAATGACGTTCGATTTTGGCTATAACCACAATGGGAACTTCTCTGCAAAGAATGTCCAGCTCATGCTGAGAGCCATTGAGGCACAATTTGACCTTCTCCTCATCACAGAGTACTTTGACGAATCCATGGTGCTGCTGAAGGAGGCCTTGTGCTGGGACCTGGATGATGTGGTCTCCTTCCGCCTCAACACCAGAGACAACAGCACAAAGTCCCACCTTTCCAAAGACACCATAGAGAAGATAAAAAGCTGGAACAAGCTGGACTGGGAACTCTATGTGCATTTCAACAGGACCTTTTGGGAGAAGATAGACAGGCACATGGGCAGGGAGCGCATGCAGCAGGAAGTGAGGTCGCTGCGGCAGAAGCGGGATCAGCTGGCCAAGATTTGCCTTCAAGAAGGTGGCAGCGTCGTCCCCAAGAAGATCGCAGACCCATCACTGGCCCCGCTGCAGTATGGCAAAGCAAAAATCCTAGGCTATAACCTAAAGCCTGGGCTGGATAGGACAACAAGGCAGATGTGCCAACATCTAGTGACACCTGAGCTTCAGTATAGTAGCCTCCTGTATAGGAAACAGTTTCCCCAGAAAACTGTGACACCCAGAAACCCAGCTCACTTGCCAAGACTATACAACCACAGGGTGGTTTGA